One window of the Salvelinus sp. IW2-2015 unplaced genomic scaffold, ASM291031v2 Un_scaffold2508, whole genome shotgun sequence genome contains the following:
- the atg9a gene encoding autophagy-related protein 9A, with protein MAAHFDTEYQRLEASYSDSPTGEENLLVHIPDGNKSPWHHIENLDLFFQRVYNLHQKNGFTCMLLGEVFELVQLLFVVGFTVFLANCVDYDILFANKFVNHTDSSKVTLPDAFLPVDVCSASIRDNVTVMFVLMISGVFWLHRLIKFIYNICCYWEIRSFYTNALKMSMAELPYFTWQEVQARIVEIQKEHQICIHKKELTELDIYHRILRFKNYMVAMVNKSLLPVRFRPPLLGESVFYTRGLKYNFELILFWGPGSLFESEWSLKPQYKRGGNRLELXDKLASRILWIGIANLLLCPVVLVWQILYAFFSYTEVIKREPGSLGARCWSLYGRCYLRHFNELDHELMSRLSKGYKASSRYMNCFLSPLLTVVAKNVAFFAGSLLAVLIALTIYDEDVLAVEHVLSSITLLGVCITVCRSFIPDKHLVYCPEQLLRVILAHIHYMPDHWQGNAHRYETRDQFSQLFQYKAVFILEELISPLVTPFILIFSLRRKSLEIIDFFRNFTVEVVGVGDTCSFAQMDIRQHGHPAWMSEGKTEASIYQQAEDGKTELSLMHFAITNPQWQPPTETTHFISQLKERVQREATGDRHTLTSLSGSEPRSLIANFLAGPPSLASLHLGRDGSLTNHGAVGVSDGASALRSLSVSSMRGSCSSAHRSAGHASSASRAMXGSSTDARTASSGSSVWEGQLTSLVLSEYASTEMSIHALNIHELHKQQSGGELSRHTWHRQDSDDSSDSITEEGGSGSGNTNPRNPIPRSHTFPISTPISSPGPIPSSNSDPNPDRGTTPGQEVAPLQSNSQRRYGGNTDSVGPGGRVVRSARVPMGGWAEEGLGGRHPDTVPEEGSEDDMPPNIHKVT; from the exons ATGGCGGCACACTTTGACACAGAGTACCAGCGCCTAGAGGCTTCATACAGCGACTCTCCTACCGGAGAGGAGAACCTACTGGTGCACATACCTGATGGAAACAAGT CCCCGTGGCACCACATAGAGAACCTGGACCTGTTCTTCCAGAGG GTCTATAACCTGCACCAGAAGAATGGCTTCACCTGTATGCTGCTGGGAGAGGTCTTTGAGCTGGT TCAGTTGCTGTTTGTGGTAGGGTTCACAGTCTTCTTGGCTAACTGTGTGGACTATGACATTCTGTTCGCTAACAAGTTTGTCAACCACACCGACTCCTCCAAAGTCACTCTGCCTGACGCCTTCCTGCCTGTGGACGTCTGCAGTGCAAG TATCCGTGACAACGTGACAGTGATGTTTGTATTGATGATATCGGGAGTGTTCTGGCTGCATCGCCTCATCAAGTTCATCTACAACATCTGCTGCTACTGGGAGATACGCTCCTTTTACACCAACGCACTCAAGATGagcatg GCAGAGCTGCCATACTTCACATGGCAGGAGGTTCAGGCCCGGATCGTTGAGATCCAGAAGGAACACCAGATCTGTATCCACAAGAAAGAACTCACAGAACTGGACATATACCACCGTATCCTGCGCTTCAAAAactacatg GTTGCCATGGTAAATAAGTCCCTCCTTCCTGTGCGTTTCCGCCCGCCACTGCTCGGGGAGAGTGTGTTTTACACCCGCGGCCTCAAGTACAACTTTGAACTCATCCTCTTCTGGGGgccag GCTCTCTGTTTGAGAGTGAGTGGAGTTTGAAGCCGCAGTATAAGAGAGGTGGTAACAGGTTGGAGCTGGSAGACAAACTGGCATCACGTATACTGTGGATCGGCATCGCTAACCTCTTACTCTGTCCTGTCGTACTGGTCTGGCAAATACTGTATGCCTTCTTCAGCTATACAGAg gtgataaAGCGTGAGCCAGGTAGTTTGGGAGCGAGGTGTTGGTCTCTGTACGGTCGATGTTACCTTCGCCACTTCAATGAGCTGGACCACGAACTGATGTCACGGCTCAGCAAGGGCTACAAA GCGTCCTCTAGGTATATGAACTGCTTCCTGTCCCCGTTGCTGACGGTGGTGGCTAAGAACGTGGCGTTTTTTGCTGGCTCCCTATTGGCTGTCCTCATTGCTCTGACCATCTACGACGAAGACGTCCTCGCCGTGGAACACGTCCTGTCATCCATCACCCTGCTGGGAGTGTGTATCACtgtctgcag gtcTTTTATCCCAGATAAACACCTGGTTTACTGTCCAGAGCAGCTGCTCAGGGTGATTCTGGCTCACATCCACTACATGCCAGACCACTGGCAGGGCAACGCTCATCGCTACGAGACACGAGACCAGTTCTCACAGCTCTTCCAGTACAAGGCT GTGTTTATCCTAGAGGAGCTGATCAGCCCCCTGGTGACTCCCTTCATCCTGATCTTCAGTCTGAGGAGGAAGTCTCTGGAGATCATTGACTTCTTCAGGAACTTCACCGTGGAGGTGGTAGGGGTGGGAGAYACCTGCTCCTTCGCTCAGATGGACATCAGACAGCACGGACACCCCGcg tgGATGTCTGAGGGGAAGACAGAGGCATCTATTTACCAACAGGCGGAGGATGGRAAGACTGAGCTTTCCCTGATGCACTTTGCTATCACCAACCCCCAGTGGCAGCCCCCCACCGAGACCACTCACTTCATCAGCCAGCTGaaggagagagtacagagagaggctACAGGAGACAGACACACTCTCACCTCACTGTCCGGGTCAGAG CCAAGGAGTCTGATAGCTAACTTCCTGGCAGGTCCCCCCTCATTGGCCTCTCTTCATCTGGGGCGGGACGGCTCCTTGACCAATCACGGGGCGGTGGGTGTTAGCGACGGGGCGTCAGCCTTGCGCTCCCTCTCAGTCAGCAGCATGAGGGGCAGCTGTAGCTCCGCCCATAGGTCAGCCGGACACGCCTCTTCTGCAAGCAGAGCCATGSCGGGATCAAG TACTGATGCTCGAACTGCTAGTTCAGGCAGTAGTGTGTGGGAAGGTCAACTGACWAGTCTCGTCCTATCAGAATACGCYTCCACGGAGATGAGCATCCACGCACTCAATATAcatgag CTCCATAAGCAGCAGTCTGGAGGGGAGTTGTCCCGGCACACCTGGCACAGGCAGGACAGTGACGACAGTAGTGACAGCATCACCGAGGAGGGGGGTTCAGGGTCAGGGAACACTAACCCCCGAAACCCCATCCCCCGCTCACACACCTTCCCTATCTCCACCCCTATCTCCTCCCCCGGCCCTATCCCCAGCTCTAACTCGGACCCTAACCCTGACCGAGGTACCACTCCGGGACAGGAAGTGGCACCACTCCAGAGCAACAGCCAGCGTCGCTACGGGGGGAACACGG ACTCTGTCGGCCCGGGGGGCAGAGTGGTGAGGTCGGCGCGTGTGCCTATGGGGGGTTGGGCAGAGGAGGGACTTGGAGGCCGACACCCCGACACTGTACCTGAGGAGGGCTCAGAGGACGACATGCCTCCCAACATACACAAG GTGACGTAA